TCTGCTGCGTACGTGACAGCAATTATCTGCTCAATCCTCTCCCTCTTACCGCTGGCCAATTCGGATTTAACTCGTTTGGCGTGGAGTGATGTGACAGACCGGCTTCTGGTGTTGCTCGCCATTTGGGTGGCAGCATTCCTCTCCATGCTGTGGGATAAGCCTCAATATGACAATCAGCAGAGCGTTCGCGGAAATCAGAGGCGTTCAACTCGTCCGACGCTTCATGCGGAAGTGACCACCGAACAAGCATCAGTCGAACCACAGCCATCTTTATCCGCGAATGTTGATGATCTGGCACGACTGAATGATGCGCTATTGCAAAAAAACTATGAGTTAGAAACCCTCATTAATGTCGTCTCACATGATCTGCGTTCTCCACTCGTGAATATCCAGGGTTTTAGTAAAGAACTGGACAATTCCTGCGCAAGACTTCGAGAAAAAATTGAGCACATGCCTTCTCATGAATTACCCCCTGCCGAGATCGTGCAGCTGTTGGATGAAGAAATTCCGGAAGCCTTACGCTTTATACGAGCGGGGTCAGAGAAGATTAGCAGTGTTCTTTCAGGAATCTTGCAATTTTCAAGACTCGGCCGTTTATCATTGAATCAATCACCGCTGAACCTCAATATCATCGTCTATGGTATTGCGACGGTCATGGAATTTCAGCTGAAGGAAAAAGGCGTGTTGCTCCAAATTGATGACCTCCCTGATTGTCTGGGTGATGAGACCCTCGTGAGTCAGGTGTTTTCGAATCTCATCGAAAATGCCTACAAATACCTGGATCCCGCGAGACCTGGCGTGATTCGTATTTCAGGAAAGATCCAGGATGAAAAATCCATTTATACGGTGGAGGACAATGGCATCGGGATTCATCCCGATCATGAAGGGAAAATATTCGAGATGTTTCATCGGCTGAATCCCAAGGAAGGCGGCGGAGAGGGTCTGGGGCTCACGATCGTCAGAAGAATCGTCGAGCGTCACCAGGGCAACGTGTGGGTCGAATCGGAATTTGGACATGGGACGAAATTTATGGTCAGTTTTCCTTCTGCTACCACCGTGCATAAGGCAGGGAAGACTTGAGTCAGTCACCGATAATTCTCATTGCTGAAGATGATGACGGTCATGCGGCGCTCATCGAGCGCAATCTTCAGCGGTCGGGGGGAAGTCGAACGTATCTTCGGCTGAAAGATGGACAAGAAGCCCTGGACTTTTTATTCCGGCGGGGAGACGGGAAAGTTCGGATCCAGCACTGTCCGTATATTCTGCTCTTGGATCTTAATCTTCCGAAAATTAACGGTCTCGAAGTTCTGAGGCAAATAAAGGAACATACGGAGTTGCGGAAAATTCCGGTCACGGTATTTTCCACGACCGATGATCCTCAAGAGGTCCAGCAATGTCATGATTTGGGGTGTAGCTATTATATTACAAAACCAACGGAACCAGACGGGTTCATAGATGTCATCGCCCGCCTCGGGCAGCTATTGCATGTTGTCCAGGTGCCTCAAATCCATGACTATTAATGTGATGCCGAGGCCGCAAGGGTCTTTGGTTAAAGAAGGCTTGAGAGCTGAGACGCGTTTTGTGTACGACAGAGGAAGAGAGAGAAATTTAAGGATTGACCCACTGACGGCGTACGTTGTGTCTTGACTTGATATTCGAGTGGCTTTTGGATTTCGTTTTCCGGTATTTCCAGCCCAGCGACCGGAGGATTCGACTGACATGATCGGCATGATAACGAATCCCAAATGTCCGCCGGATGACTTTTTGAACATGATGGCAAGTCCAATAGTCGGCGCGCAGCTTTGCGGCTCGTGGCCCTTTCCGTAAAATCTTTGCTAATTGCAGGCGCTGTTGCCGTGAAAGACGGGAAGGCCGTCCGGTATGCGGTTTAGCTTTGAGAGCGTCGGAGCCTCCTTGTTCCAGCGCATCCTTCCAACGTTTGACCGACGATGGTGCCGCGCCGATCTGACGAGCCACTTCACGAATGCCTTTTCCTCTGGCGAGTAGTTTCGCGGCTTGCCGCCTGCGAGTCTCAAGTTTTTCTGGGCTACCTTTGGGACGCATATTTCTTTTTTCGGAACCTGTCTGTGCTTTCTTAAGAGCGGGCACGAAAAAATATTTATTTTCTGGATTGCCTGAGCCTTCTCGTTGAGGCAGAGGAACGTCTGAAGTTAAACCCAGGAAGTTCGATAGGACTAAAGCGAAATTTCGAGTAGGGAAATGGATGAGAGAGAAGTCAGATCATGGGTGATGCGACCAGATGCAGGCTCGTAGCGGATTTCCGTACAAGCCTGTTTGGTAATACAGTCGATTAGTTTCCGCTTTTAAGGGTAAGAATATAACTTGTTAGATCGTTTAATTGTTTATCAGTTAGCGGAAATTTTGGCATGAATGAGCCGGGAGAAACAGACTGCGGATCTTTAAAGTGTCGAATATGCCATGCGCGATCGGGGTGCCGGTCGGCGACATAAGAAAGGTCAGGGGCGATATTTGCTCCATCACCATGGATACGATGGCAGGTTTTGCAGCCAAACTTCTCCACGAGGGCTTCGCCCTTGGCGATCACAGGATCTGTTTTGGGGACGGCGTAGAGATCGCGTAGCGAGATTCCGAGTAGCACAAACACGGTGATCAAGAATGCCAATCCCGCGCTTAAGACTCGTGGACGGGACGATGGATTGCGTCCCGGGTTTCGGTCGATGAATGGTAAGGCGAAGAGGAGTAGAGTAAAGAGGGCTGGCAAGAACCATGAAACGTAAGGAATTAATGGGCCAGGGGCGAGTTTGAGTAATTCATATAGAAAGAGGAAGTACCATTCCGGTACGGGTTTGAATGAATGATCGGAGGGGTCAGCCTTGTCGGCAAGAGGGAATTGGAGTGAATAGGCGAGGATGGCCACGATCGCGAACGTGATCAACATGACGACCGCATCCATGTAGACCTGCCGTGGATAAAACGTTTCACTGCCTTGCCTGGCTTTGGTTTCGTCATGTGGCCCCGCCGGCCCGACCCGTCGCAAGATAAACAGATGGAGAATGATGCCGGTCATGATCAGGGAAGGAAGGATCATCACGTGAATGGCGAAAAATCGTGATAGCGTCAGTGCGCCGAGCGTATCGCCTCCACGCAAGAGATGAACCAGAAAGTCACCGATGAGCGGCACGGTGCCTGCCATGTTGATTCCGACCTGGGTGGCCCAATAGGCATTCTGGTCCCACGGGAGCAGGTATCCGGTAAACCC
The genomic region above belongs to Nitrospirales bacterium and contains:
- a CDS encoding ATP-binding protein: MLVHPPNRSVDLPRTLKGQRQTEKIVFQVVRTRSRREFLWGGLVVVLGGIALALDSTPNSSTVVGTIYALCVVLASRISYTSAAYVTAIICSILSLLPLANSDLTRLAWSDVTDRLLVLLAIWVAAFLSMLWDKPQYDNQQSVRGNQRRSTRPTLHAEVTTEQASVEPQPSLSANVDDLARLNDALLQKNYELETLINVVSHDLRSPLVNIQGFSKELDNSCARLREKIEHMPSHELPPAEIVQLLDEEIPEALRFIRAGSEKISSVLSGILQFSRLGRLSLNQSPLNLNIIVYGIATVMEFQLKEKGVLLQIDDLPDCLGDETLVSQVFSNLIENAYKYLDPARPGVIRISGKIQDEKSIYTVEDNGIGIHPDHEGKIFEMFHRLNPKEGGGEGLGLTIVRRIVERHQGNVWVESEFGHGTKFMVSFPSATTVHKAGKT
- a CDS encoding response regulator — its product is MSQSPIILIAEDDDGHAALIERNLQRSGGSRTYLRLKDGQEALDFLFRRGDGKVRIQHCPYILLLDLNLPKINGLEVLRQIKEHTELRKIPVTVFSTTDDPQEVQQCHDLGCSYYITKPTEPDGFIDVIARLGQLLHVVQVPQIHDY
- a CDS encoding winged helix-turn-helix domain-containing protein, which translates into the protein MRPKGSPEKLETRRRQAAKLLARGKGIREVARQIGAAPSSVKRWKDALEQGGSDALKAKPHTGRPSRLSRQQRLQLAKILRKGPRAAKLRADYWTCHHVQKVIRRTFGIRYHADHVSRILRSLGWKYRKTKSKSHSNIKSRHNVRRQWVNP
- a CDS encoding cytochrome b N-terminal domain-containing protein, with product MAFSVYRWIDERLKLKPIEQTLLDEPIPGGASWNYVFGSATLFLFVLQAITGMCLAIYYVPSPDHAYDTVQYIENEVWFGWFIRGLHHWGASAVLLAVGLHMLQVFFDGAYKKPREIMWMVGVVLLLLMLGFGFTGYLLPWDQNAYWATQVGINMAGTVPLIGDFLVHLLRGGDTLGALTLSRFFAIHVMILPSLIMTGIILHLFILRRVGPAGPHDETKARQGSETFYPRQVYMDAVVMLITFAIVAILAYSLQFPLADKADPSDHSFKPVPEWYFLFLYELLKLAPGPLIPYVSWFLPALFTLLLFALPFIDRNPGRNPSSRPRVLSAGLAFLITVFVLLGISLRDLYAVPKTDPVIAKGEALVEKFGCKTCHRIHGDGANIAPDLSYVADRHPDRAWHIRHFKDPQSVSPGSFMPKFPLTDKQLNDLTSYILTLKSGN